In Acidaminococcus timonensis, one DNA window encodes the following:
- a CDS encoding endonuclease MutS2: MAKFAVNTLEFDKVKAMLAEQAGTSLGQKLALDLVSSSRFEQVKLAQEETAEAVQLLDEGRRLPLGGITDISPLVKRTKVGSILEPEDFKAIGDAIDGIRSLKQFLTEDTENAPALRDYGPQLGDFSRLSKQLSSALDEKGNIKDNASVKLQGLRMGILAAKNRVKDKLNSLLHDPMNQKYFQDALVTMREDRYVIPIKQEYRLNFPGVVHDQSSSGATLFVEPMAVVNLNNDIKKYMLEEQAEVERILRTLTGHVGSEADNILESLGVVAQIDLIGAKANLAQKLHCCRPMMILQQRVRITKGRHPLLDQNRVVPLDINLGDDFTTLLITGPNTGGKTVALKTVGLFALMAQAGMFVPAAEAILPVFGGVYADIGDEQSIEQSLSTFSGHMKNMISILKDVREGDLVLVDEVCVGTDPTEGAALAMAMIEFLYKKKVLTIMTTHYSELKTFAYEHEGMENASVEFDPETLRPTYKLLMGVPGSSNAFYISKRLGLPQEILDEARTFIGEGHSNMERVLQNLEGERREYESRKDEIESLRREAEYRKNQLEQERDKLEKSRNAILRKAREQADELYRNARRESTSILKELRANQDMVESRKVEQLAEMSRKVLNKNFSIDGKPMPEGQGLTSGNAAVGKRVYVKKLGQSGVITALNGNEVQVRIGVMKMNLKLKDCLLLKEAPSQPKSTHRTLKRSTSQGHNLFVKKAQDATVQIDVRGKTVDEAIPYVDKAIDDALLAGMDRFRLVHGKGTGMLRKGLLEYLNQHPNVKKTEMAPLNEGGFGATIVWVK; the protein is encoded by the coding sequence ATGGCAAAATTTGCAGTCAATACATTGGAATTCGATAAGGTGAAGGCCATGCTGGCGGAGCAGGCCGGCACCTCTCTGGGGCAGAAACTGGCCCTGGACCTGGTCAGCTCCAGCCGGTTCGAACAGGTGAAACTGGCCCAGGAGGAAACTGCTGAAGCCGTGCAGCTGCTGGACGAGGGCCGGCGCCTGCCCCTGGGGGGCATCACGGATATCAGCCCCCTGGTGAAGCGCACCAAGGTGGGTAGCATCCTGGAACCGGAAGACTTCAAGGCCATCGGTGACGCCATCGACGGCATCCGCAGTCTGAAACAGTTTTTAACGGAAGACACGGAAAACGCGCCGGCTCTGCGGGACTACGGCCCCCAGCTGGGGGATTTTTCCAGGCTGAGCAAGCAGCTGTCCAGCGCCCTGGACGAAAAGGGCAACATCAAGGACAATGCTTCTGTGAAGCTGCAGGGGCTGCGCATGGGCATCCTGGCCGCCAAGAACCGGGTGAAGGACAAGCTCAACAGCCTGCTCCACGACCCCATGAACCAGAAATACTTCCAGGACGCCCTGGTGACCATGCGGGAAGACCGGTACGTGATTCCCATCAAACAGGAATACCGGCTGAACTTCCCCGGGGTTGTCCACGACCAGAGCTCCAGCGGAGCCACCCTGTTTGTGGAACCCATGGCTGTGGTGAACCTGAACAACGACATCAAGAAATATATGCTGGAAGAACAGGCTGAAGTGGAACGGATCCTGCGCACCCTGACCGGGCACGTGGGCAGCGAAGCGGACAACATCCTGGAATCCCTGGGGGTAGTGGCCCAGATCGACCTGATCGGCGCCAAGGCCAACCTGGCCCAGAAGCTCCACTGCTGCCGGCCCATGATGATCCTTCAGCAGAGGGTCCGCATCACCAAAGGCCGCCATCCCCTGCTGGACCAGAACCGGGTGGTGCCCCTGGACATCAACCTGGGGGACGATTTCACCACGCTCCTGATCACCGGGCCCAATACCGGTGGTAAGACCGTGGCCCTGAAGACCGTGGGCCTGTTCGCCCTGATGGCCCAGGCCGGGATGTTCGTGCCGGCAGCGGAAGCCATCCTGCCCGTATTCGGCGGGGTGTATGCGGACATCGGCGACGAGCAGAGCATCGAGCAGAGCCTGTCCACCTTCTCCGGCCATATGAAGAACATGATCTCCATCCTGAAGGACGTGCGGGAAGGGGACCTGGTGCTGGTGGACGAAGTGTGCGTGGGGACCGACCCCACCGAGGGCGCTGCCCTGGCCATGGCCATGATCGAGTTCCTGTACAAGAAAAAGGTGCTCACCATCATGACCACCCACTACAGCGAACTGAAGACCTTTGCCTACGAGCATGAGGGCATGGAGAATGCCAGTGTGGAATTCGATCCGGAGACCCTGCGGCCTACGTACAAGCTGCTCATGGGCGTGCCCGGTTCCTCCAACGCCTTCTACATCAGCAAGCGGCTGGGCCTGCCCCAGGAGATCCTGGACGAGGCCAGGACGTTCATCGGCGAAGGCCACAGCAACATGGAACGGGTGCTGCAGAACTTGGAAGGGGAACGGCGGGAATACGAAAGCCGCAAGGACGAAATCGAAAGCCTGCGCCGGGAAGCCGAATACAGGAAGAACCAGCTGGAACAGGAACGGGACAAGCTGGAAAAGAGCCGGAACGCTATTTTGCGCAAGGCCCGGGAACAGGCCGATGAACTGTACCGGAACGCCCGGCGGGAATCCACCAGCATCCTGAAGGAACTGCGGGCCAACCAGGACATGGTGGAAAGCCGCAAGGTGGAACAGCTGGCAGAAATGAGCCGGAAAGTGCTGAACAAGAACTTTAGCATCGACGGCAAGCCCATGCCCGAGGGCCAGGGCCTGACCAGCGGCAATGCGGCCGTGGGCAAGCGGGTGTATGTGAAGAAACTGGGCCAGAGCGGGGTGATCACCGCCCTGAACGGCAACGAGGTGCAGGTGCGCATCGGGGTCATGAAGATGAACCTGAAGCTGAAGGACTGCCTGCTGCTGAAAGAGGCTCCCAGCCAGCCGAAGAGCACCCACCGGACCCTGAAGCGCAGCACCAGCCAGGGCCACAACCTGTTCGTAAAGAAAGCCCAGGATGCCACCGTGCAGATCGATGTGCGCGGCAAGACCGTGGACGAGGCCATCCCCTACGTGGACAAGGCCATCGACGATGCCTTGCTGGCCGGTATGGACCGGTTCCGCCTGGTGCACGGCAAAGGCACGGGCATGCTGCGGAAAGGATTGCTGGAATACCTGAACCAGCATCCCAACGTGAAGAAAACCGAAATGGCACCGCTGAACGAAGGGGGCTTCGGGGCGACCATTGTGTGGGTGAAGTAA
- a CDS encoding nitroreductase family protein → MFYLADILTVDQEKCVKCGICSKVCPSCIIEMQENGPVCINDRSCMSCGHCVSVCPTGALDNIRCPRAEMDPIPMPVLDSQTAYNFLRMRRSIRNFTDELVSEDKMRQLLDICRYAPTAANSQGLYYIVVSDRELIKKITDCVADWMQEEIDNNSPRARYFRKVLETYRSGTDIIGRNARQLVFALARRLNQTGISNCEQAWAYAELYAPTLGLGTTIMGFIQTCAQCDYEPLRELLEVPKKQVIVGTLLVGYPKYKYHALVDRQHLKVEFR, encoded by the coding sequence GTGTTTTATTTGGCTGATATTTTGACCGTTGATCAAGAAAAATGCGTAAAGTGTGGGATCTGTTCGAAAGTTTGTCCCAGCTGCATCATCGAGATGCAGGAAAACGGTCCCGTGTGCATCAACGACCGGTCCTGTATGTCCTGTGGCCACTGTGTTTCTGTTTGTCCCACCGGCGCTCTTGACAACATCCGCTGCCCCCGGGCAGAGATGGATCCCATCCCCATGCCTGTGCTGGATTCCCAGACAGCCTATAATTTCCTGCGCATGCGCCGCAGCATCCGGAATTTCACCGATGAACTGGTGAGCGAAGACAAGATGCGCCAGCTGCTGGATATCTGCCGGTATGCTCCTACGGCGGCCAACTCCCAGGGCCTGTACTACATCGTAGTCTCCGACCGGGAACTGATCAAAAAGATCACGGACTGTGTGGCTGACTGGATGCAGGAGGAAATCGATAACAATTCGCCTCGGGCCCGGTACTTCCGGAAAGTGCTGGAAACCTACCGGAGCGGAACCGATATCATCGGCCGCAATGCCAGACAGCTGGTGTTCGCACTGGCCCGCCGGCTGAACCAGACCGGCATCAGCAACTGCGAACAAGCCTGGGCCTATGCGGAACTGTACGCACCCACCCTGGGGCTGGGGACCACCATCATGGGCTTCATCCAGACCTGCGCTCAGTGCGATTACGAGCCCCTGCGGGAACTGCTGGAAGTCCCCAAGAAACAGGTCATCGTAGGTACCCTGCTGGTAGGCTATCCCAAGTACAAGTACCATGCACTGGTTGACCGGCAGCATTTAAAAGTGGAATTCAGATAA
- a CDS encoding Asp23/Gls24 family envelope stress response protein, which translates to MIQGKTIICEEVFMQLVRLAAEKVENVRLYEGGSGGLMGFAKGLTGKNGSTISVEKTDAEVDENGTVTKGHAAFTLKVSVCCDANIPATIENLREAVVKEVVKITDFVVDKVDIIVARLDEPAKEAEPVAKAEETEKPADSTENQ; encoded by the coding sequence ATGATCCAGGGTAAGACCATCATCTGTGAAGAAGTTTTCATGCAGCTGGTGCGGCTGGCTGCGGAAAAGGTGGAAAACGTCCGGCTGTACGAAGGCGGCAGCGGCGGGCTCATGGGGTTCGCCAAGGGACTGACCGGCAAGAACGGTTCCACCATCAGTGTGGAGAAGACCGATGCGGAAGTGGACGAAAATGGTACGGTGACCAAAGGCCATGCCGCCTTCACCCTGAAAGTGTCTGTCTGCTGTGACGCCAATATTCCCGCAACCATCGAGAACCTGCGGGAGGCGGTGGTGAAGGAAGTGGTGAAGATCACCGATTTCGTGGTAGATAAGGTGGACATCATCGTGGCCCGGCTGGACGAACCGGCTAAGGAAGCGGAACCTGTGGCCAAGGCGGAAGAAACGGAAAAACCGGCGGACAGCACGGAGAACCAGTGA
- a CDS encoding vWA domain-containing protein produces MREQRKKQLTELVCILDRSGSMSGLESDTIGGFNHFLKTQQAQEGEAVLSTILFDHEVKVLYDRCPVKAVRPLTGREYVPRGTTALLDALGGTLRHIWRNQGQLRKEYQPEKTIVMIITDGYENSSCRYSLRQVQGLIHRCKKAGWEFLFLGANMDAVEAASQLGMEENDAANYVNDARGQKLAYACMAETVSCMRQGNRRRKDWKDRVEGYKR; encoded by the coding sequence ATGAGAGAACAAAGGAAAAAACAATTGACGGAACTGGTTTGCATCCTGGATCGGAGCGGTTCCATGAGCGGGCTGGAAAGCGATACCATCGGCGGGTTCAACCACTTCCTGAAGACCCAGCAGGCCCAGGAAGGAGAGGCGGTGCTCAGCACCATCCTGTTCGACCACGAGGTGAAGGTACTCTACGACCGTTGCCCGGTAAAGGCGGTGCGGCCCCTTACCGGGAGGGAATACGTGCCCCGGGGCACTACGGCCCTCCTGGATGCCCTGGGCGGAACCCTGCGGCATATCTGGAGAAATCAGGGCCAGCTGAGGAAGGAGTATCAGCCGGAGAAGACCATCGTCATGATCATCACCGACGGGTACGAAAACAGCAGCTGCCGGTACAGCCTGCGCCAGGTACAGGGCCTGATCCACCGCTGCAAGAAGGCCGGCTGGGAATTCCTGTTCCTGGGGGCCAACATGGATGCGGTGGAAGCAGCCTCCCAGCTGGGCATGGAAGAAAACGATGCAGCGAACTATGTGAACGATGCCCGGGGCCAAAAGCTGGCTTATGCCTGTATGGCCGAAACGGTCAGTTGTATGCGCCAGGGGAACCGTCGGAGAAAGGACTGGAAGGATAGGGTGGAGGGGTATAAAAGATAA
- a CDS encoding winged helix-turn-helix transcriptional regulator: MAAVLLFRIPPQVEYSLSEKGKSVVPILQDICKWSGLFYKETNDNTMTQCQKCDYRN; encoded by the coding sequence GTGGCTGCAGTCCTTCTGTTCCGGATCCCGCCCCAGGTGGAATATTCCCTGAGCGAAAAAGGAAAGTCCGTGGTCCCCATCCTGCAGGACATCTGCAAATGGTCCGGCCTGTTTTATAAGGAAACGAACGATAACACCATGACCCAGTGCCAGAAATGCGATTATCGCAACTGA
- a CDS encoding DUF2249 domain-containing protein, with translation MENKAWMAQKDGFQVIDLRSLQGNFSQGLFKKADALPAGSGLHLIQDFQPYPLYEALADRGYEYVVEQQGPSEFHIYFYRKEEKAASGKKPFGPAALLNFPLIDKNLGQIAVAFWDETWNDERHFLNYEMRLILSLANAVGAGRMRQATRELVKAYMHGIDSRALDDVFELLAWNQGIGFFSSEIGPSPLFQAYKLIKLEEKKDTPRGQIKQLLLEKFGEKNQAVKVL, from the coding sequence ATGGAAAATAAAGCATGGATGGCGCAAAAAGACGGATTTCAGGTGATCGACCTGCGGAGCCTGCAGGGGAATTTTTCCCAGGGCCTGTTCAAGAAGGCGGATGCCCTGCCTGCCGGTTCCGGCCTGCATCTGATCCAGGACTTCCAGCCCTATCCGCTGTACGAAGCACTAGCCGACCGGGGCTATGAATACGTAGTGGAGCAGCAGGGACCTTCGGAATTCCACATCTATTTCTATCGGAAGGAAGAAAAAGCCGCTTCCGGCAAAAAGCCCTTCGGCCCGGCGGCCCTGCTGAACTTCCCTCTGATCGACAAGAACCTGGGCCAGATCGCCGTGGCGTTCTGGGATGAGACCTGGAACGATGAACGGCATTTCCTGAACTACGAAATGCGGTTGATCCTGTCCTTGGCCAACGCCGTGGGGGCAGGACGGATGCGGCAGGCCACCCGGGAACTGGTGAAGGCGTACATGCACGGGATCGATTCCCGGGCTTTGGACGACGTGTTCGAGCTGCTGGCCTGGAACCAGGGCATCGGCTTCTTCAGTTCGGAAATCGGACCGTCGCCGCTGTTCCAGGCGTACAAGCTCATCAAGCTGGAAGAGAAGAAGGATACGCCCCGGGGCCAGATCAAACAGCTGCTGCTGGAAAAGTTCGGGGAAAAGAACCAGGCGGTGAAAGTGCTGTAA
- a CDS encoding macro domain-containing protein, with protein MPFHLVHADLTQMDVDAIVNAANSQLLAGGGVCGAIFRAVGSRARDLQEECLEKAPCPTGKAVLTGGYGLKAKYIIHAVGPIWQGGKCHEKELLASCYQSSLELALENGCHSVAFPLISSGIIGVPKDLALEVARKAITGFLAEQEEELIVYLALFDKNAVELGERLDRELTHYIGTYYKQSPRRKRRVREEAVCYSMEMDATAPMQTSQAPSVGAPPDSLENALGHVQKSFSQQLLALIDAKGLKDTDVYKRANLDRKLFSKIRSNKEYHPTKKTALALAVALQLSLSETEKLLQTAGYSLSPSIKDDVIVTFFLERGKPDLYEINEALFRYGDGEL; from the coding sequence GTGCCTTTTCATCTTGTCCATGCCGACCTGACCCAAATGGATGTGGACGCCATCGTCAATGCGGCCAATTCTCAATTGCTGGCCGGAGGCGGCGTATGCGGAGCCATTTTCCGGGCCGTAGGGAGCCGGGCCCGTGATCTGCAGGAAGAATGCCTGGAAAAGGCGCCCTGTCCTACCGGGAAAGCGGTACTCACCGGTGGCTATGGCCTGAAAGCGAAGTATATCATCCACGCGGTGGGACCCATCTGGCAAGGGGGCAAGTGCCATGAAAAGGAACTGTTGGCCAGCTGCTATCAATCGTCCCTGGAACTGGCCCTGGAGAACGGCTGCCACAGCGTGGCCTTTCCCCTGATTTCCTCCGGGATTATCGGTGTCCCCAAAGACCTGGCTCTGGAAGTGGCCCGGAAGGCCATCACCGGGTTCCTGGCGGAGCAGGAAGAGGAGCTGATCGTGTACCTGGCCCTGTTTGACAAGAATGCGGTGGAACTGGGCGAGCGGCTGGACCGGGAACTGACCCATTACATCGGGACTTATTATAAACAGTCGCCCCGGCGCAAACGCCGGGTACGGGAGGAAGCGGTCTGCTATTCTATGGAAATGGATGCGACAGCACCAATGCAGACATCCCAGGCTCCGTCAGTGGGGGCGCCGCCAGATTCCCTGGAAAACGCTCTGGGCCATGTACAGAAGAGCTTTTCCCAGCAGCTGCTGGCGCTGATCGACGCCAAAGGGCTGAAGGATACGGATGTGTACAAACGGGCCAACCTGGATCGGAAGCTGTTTTCCAAGATCCGCAGCAATAAGGAGTACCATCCCACGAAGAAAACGGCCCTGGCGCTGGCCGTGGCGCTGCAGCTGAGCCTTTCGGAAACGGAAAAGCTGCTCCAGACAGCAGGATATAGCCTGTCGCCCAGCATCAAAGACGACGTGATTGTGACGTTTTTCCTGGAGCGGGGCAAGCCGGACCTGTACGAAATCAACGAGGCCCTGTTCCGGTACGGGGATGGGGAGTTGTGA
- a CDS encoding DUF1294 domain-containing protein: protein MSLFWIGVGLNGLTFLLYGYDKRCARKGSWRVPEWQLLLSAACFGSVGALLAMKVFRHKTKHAKFVIGVPVLLGLQILTVVKILFLS from the coding sequence ATGAGTCTTTTCTGGATCGGGGTGGGCCTGAACGGGCTCACCTTTTTGCTGTACGGCTATGACAAACGCTGCGCCCGGAAGGGATCTTGGCGGGTGCCTGAATGGCAGCTGCTGCTCTCGGCGGCCTGCTTCGGCAGTGTGGGAGCCCTGCTGGCCATGAAAGTATTCCGCCACAAAACAAAGCACGCCAAATTCGTGATTGGAGTTCCAGTATTACTAGGGTTGCAGATTTTGACTGTGGTGAAGATTTTATTCCTTTCTTAA
- a CDS encoding DUF4127 family protein — protein sequence MGWCKRVIISMLAALAGCTPAVAEKILFVPLDNRPVSLAYTVDSFRKAGVMVETPPLALLSSDRQNGDPDRLLKWLDAHASGADGAVVATDSLIYGGLVPSRTHELPESTLAERTKALLAFKAKHPGVPLYGFATIMRSPKWSSAPAEPAYYAQYGPQLFRWGELRDRGRLGLLKKKEKKELVRLQVQLPENIRQDLLDRRRKNLEVLRLLAEGLGQGFLDYLLLGRDDSAPYSEAHRDAAVLLESVDKTYGYKLRSFSGADELGMTLLNRALNKARGITPLVYAYYNEGKGPETVASYEDSPIRTSYRQHVLAAGAYPAQFDQRADLVLGIYTPVTGVTVGADTASNIDTLDGPGRRFLKRTREYVLQGANTGVADIAFGNGGSNALVKGLFTEEQDQPAPLGYQLGSYAGWNTASNSLGYALGQGLLRPWLTEEDRKDLLTIRYLDDWAYQSQVRQQVRQELVWPQKWTDGRLTDDQTKQAEKLVTEKMKTTGEPVLGNRVEQYEYRLPWHRTFEVEVKKVTSD from the coding sequence TTGGGCTGGTGTAAACGTGTAATCATTTCTATGCTGGCTGCGCTGGCAGGGTGTACACCGGCAGTAGCGGAAAAAATCCTGTTCGTGCCCCTGGACAACCGTCCCGTATCCCTGGCATATACGGTGGACAGCTTTCGCAAAGCAGGGGTGATGGTGGAAACACCGCCTTTGGCGCTCCTTTCCAGCGACCGGCAAAACGGGGATCCGGACAGGCTGCTAAAGTGGCTGGATGCCCATGCCAGCGGAGCGGACGGCGCTGTGGTGGCAACGGACAGCCTGATCTACGGCGGCCTCGTGCCTTCCCGCACCCACGAACTGCCGGAAAGCACTCTGGCAGAGCGGACGAAGGCTCTGCTGGCTTTTAAGGCAAAACACCCCGGGGTACCTCTTTATGGCTTTGCCACCATCATGCGGTCTCCCAAATGGAGCAGTGCACCGGCGGAACCGGCTTATTATGCCCAGTACGGGCCCCAGCTGTTCCGGTGGGGTGAACTGCGGGACCGGGGTCGGCTGGGCCTTCTGAAAAAGAAGGAAAAGAAAGAACTGGTCCGGCTCCAGGTCCAGCTGCCGGAGAACATCCGTCAGGATCTGCTGGACCGGCGGCGGAAGAATCTGGAGGTATTGCGCCTCCTGGCGGAGGGCCTGGGGCAGGGGTTTCTGGATTACCTGCTCCTGGGCCGGGATGACTCGGCTCCTTATTCGGAAGCCCACCGGGATGCGGCAGTGCTGCTGGAGAGCGTGGACAAGACATATGGTTACAAGCTGCGGTCGTTCTCCGGGGCGGATGAACTGGGCATGACCCTGCTGAACCGGGCACTGAACAAGGCGCGGGGCATCACACCGCTGGTGTATGCGTACTATAATGAAGGAAAAGGCCCGGAAACGGTGGCCAGCTATGAAGACAGTCCCATCCGGACCAGCTACCGGCAGCATGTCCTGGCGGCCGGGGCTTATCCGGCCCAGTTCGATCAAAGGGCGGATCTGGTGCTGGGCATCTATACCCCGGTTACCGGAGTGACGGTGGGGGCCGATACAGCCTCCAACATCGATACCCTGGACGGACCGGGCCGGCGGTTCCTGAAGCGGACCCGGGAGTATGTGCTCCAGGGAGCCAACACAGGGGTGGCGGATATTGCCTTCGGCAACGGGGGCAGCAACGCCTTGGTGAAGGGCCTTTTTACAGAAGAGCAGGACCAGCCGGCTCCCCTGGGGTACCAGCTGGGTTCTTACGCCGGCTGGAATACCGCCAGCAACAGCCTGGGGTACGCCCTGGGACAGGGTCTGCTGCGTCCCTGGTTGACAGAGGAAGATCGGAAGGATCTCTTGACCATCCGCTACCTGGATGACTGGGCCTACCAGAGCCAGGTGCGTCAGCAGGTGCGCCAGGAGCTGGTATGGCCGCAAAAGTGGACCGACGGCAGGCTGACGGATGACCAGACGAAGCAGGCCGAGAAGCTGGTGACAGAAAAGATGAAGACCACTGGGGAACCGGTGCTGGGTAATAGGGTGGAACAGTACGAGTACCGTCTGCCCTGGCACAGGACCTTCGAGGTGGAAGTGAAGAAAGTGACCAGTGACTAG
- a CDS encoding amidohydrolase — protein MTFYEEALAMKDDMIKMRRDLHAHPETAWTEFRTTSIIATKLQEWGYEVLMGKEILDPTARMLVPDEAVLKKCAQRAIKEGANPVLVDKMAGGMTGCVGVMHFKKPGKTVALRFDIDSLFVAEDPKPCHRPSALGFQSQHEGLMHACGHDGHATIGLAVAKLVAEHKDEMAGTLKICFQPGEEGVVGAKSMVQSGIVDDVDYFISGHIGLGNYHDNSLVCMTQGFLATDKLDAVFTGKPSHAGADPEKGKNALLAAAQAAISLHTISRHSGGASRINVGILEAGTGRNVVPANGLIKFETRGETAEVNDFMAREAKRMVRAAAMMYDVDVQIEPMGSATTSDSSPAMGREIYDLVQSLHVYGHVDLQQKVSGSEDCCYFMSRVQEHGGQAVYMLYGTEEAAGHHQSDFDFNEEVLPRTAGTIATLVKHFGNKE, from the coding sequence ATGACTTTTTATGAGGAAGCGTTGGCAATGAAGGATGATATGATCAAGATGCGGCGGGATCTCCATGCCCATCCGGAAACGGCCTGGACAGAATTCCGCACCACGTCCATCATTGCCACCAAACTGCAGGAATGGGGCTATGAAGTGCTCATGGGCAAAGAGATCCTGGACCCCACGGCCCGGATGCTGGTGCCTGATGAGGCTGTGCTGAAGAAATGTGCCCAGCGGGCCATCAAAGAAGGAGCCAACCCGGTCCTGGTGGATAAGATGGCCGGGGGCATGACCGGCTGCGTGGGCGTGATGCATTTCAAGAAACCGGGCAAAACGGTGGCCCTGCGGTTCGACATCGACTCCCTGTTCGTCGCCGAAGATCCGAAACCCTGCCACCGGCCCAGTGCCCTGGGGTTCCAGTCCCAGCATGAAGGCCTGATGCACGCTTGTGGCCATGACGGCCATGCCACCATCGGCCTGGCGGTGGCCAAACTGGTGGCCGAACATAAGGATGAAATGGCCGGGACCCTGAAGATTTGCTTCCAGCCCGGGGAAGAGGGTGTAGTAGGGGCCAAGAGCATGGTGCAGAGCGGCATCGTGGATGATGTGGATTACTTCATCAGCGGCCACATCGGACTGGGGAATTACCACGACAACTCCCTGGTGTGCATGACCCAGGGATTTTTGGCCACGGATAAGCTGGATGCGGTGTTCACAGGCAAACCCAGCCATGCCGGGGCAGACCCGGAAAAGGGGAAGAATGCCCTCCTGGCAGCCGCCCAGGCCGCCATTTCCCTCCATACCATCTCCCGGCACAGCGGCGGTGCCAGCCGGATCAACGTGGGCATCCTGGAAGCCGGTACCGGCCGGAACGTGGTGCCGGCCAACGGCCTGATCAAGTTCGAGACCCGGGGAGAAACGGCTGAAGTGAACGATTTCATGGCCAGAGAAGCCAAACGGATGGTACGGGCTGCGGCCATGATGTACGATGTGGATGTGCAGATCGAACCCATGGGCAGTGCCACCACCTCTGATTCCTCTCCTGCCATGGGCAGGGAAATCTACGATCTGGTCCAGTCCCTCCATGTATACGGCCATGTGGATCTGCAGCAGAAAGTCAGCGGCAGTGAGGACTGCTGCTACTTCATGAGCCGGGTCCAGGAGCATGGCGGCCAGGCCGTGTATATGCTGTACGGCACGGAAGAAGCGGCTGGCCATCACCAGAGCGACTTTGACTTCAACGAAGAGGTACTGCCCCGGACCGCCGGCACCATTGCCACCCTGGTAAAGCATTTCGGGAATAAGGAATAA